A genomic stretch from Betaproteobacteria bacterium includes:
- a CDS encoding response regulator: protein MTLPEKIGKYTIERIIGRGGMSVVYQGRDPEIQRAVALKVIEKALLDDNERDIVLTRFKYEAQAAGGLFHPRIVTIFEYGEDDKSAFIAMELVRGDSVHELLLREPQPSLEKIREVILPLLDALEYSHAQGVTHRDIKPSNILIGSGGEIKVSDFGIARIESSALTQYGLVVGTPFYMSPEQCMGEDTDARTDIFSAGVIGYELLTGRRPFPGKGSNASVMREVLDATARNPSEFNLHLSGQMDYVVQKALAKKVEDRYQNAREFADDFRLAVEDCLRGAATRQSAPTTVESPQPAIAADMLKMARNIRLPSGDSLDFSEAASAASAGEPAQAADAPKARVLFVDDEERILNALKSIFRNTYHVFTATSGDQAFEFLKRFRVHLIVSDQRMPGMPGVELLRRAKELSPTTVRILLTGYSDLASIVGSINEGEVYRFINKPWNNQDIQAVLAEAVAIGIELADTTVSAGSPPEKMDEAILVVDPGSSYRRAINELFGDAYHVEHVASLAEAFTIMQSRAVAVIIADIGAAQPDDTAAFKLLKQEHPEILSIVLTDASDSELVIDLINQAQIFRFLNKPVNYKLLKGHTQAALGRYNAFKQAPELVKQHQVSGADKLRASNLGRALLDRIKRLRSFLLRSNAE from the coding sequence ATGACCCTACCGGAAAAGATCGGCAAATACACGATCGAGCGCATCATCGGCCGCGGCGGCATGAGCGTGGTCTACCAGGGGCGCGATCCGGAAATCCAGCGTGCGGTCGCGCTCAAGGTGATCGAGAAGGCGCTGCTCGACGACAACGAGCGCGACATCGTGCTCACGCGCTTCAAGTACGAAGCGCAGGCCGCGGGCGGGTTGTTCCATCCGCGCATCGTCACGATCTTCGAATACGGCGAGGACGACAAGAGCGCCTTCATCGCCATGGAGCTGGTGCGCGGCGACAGCGTGCACGAGCTGCTCCTGCGCGAGCCGCAGCCTTCGCTGGAGAAGATACGCGAGGTGATCCTGCCGCTGCTCGACGCGCTCGAATACTCGCACGCTCAGGGCGTCACGCACCGGGACATCAAGCCCTCCAACATCCTCATCGGCTCGGGCGGCGAGATCAAGGTGAGCGATTTCGGCATCGCCCGCATCGAATCGTCCGCGCTCACGCAATACGGCCTGGTGGTAGGTACCCCCTTCTACATGTCGCCCGAGCAGTGCATGGGCGAAGATACCGACGCGCGCACCGACATCTTCTCGGCCGGCGTCATCGGCTACGAGCTGCTCACGGGCCGGCGGCCGTTCCCCGGCAAGGGCAGCAATGCGAGCGTGATGCGCGAAGTGCTCGATGCGACGGCGCGCAATCCGTCCGAGTTCAACCTGCACCTGAGCGGGCAGATGGACTACGTGGTGCAGAAGGCGTTGGCCAAGAAGGTCGAGGACCGCTACCAGAACGCGCGCGAATTCGCCGACGACTTCCGGCTCGCGGTCGAGGACTGCCTGCGCGGTGCGGCCACGCGCCAATCGGCGCCGACCACGGTGGAATCGCCGCAGCCCGCGATCGCCGCCGACATGCTGAAAATGGCGCGCAACATCCGGCTTCCCAGCGGAGACTCGCTCGACTTCAGCGAAGCGGCATCGGCCGCCTCCGCAGGCGAGCCCGCACAGGCGGCGGATGCACCCAAGGCGCGCGTGCTGTTCGTCGATGACGAGGAGCGCATTCTCAACGCGCTCAAGTCGATCTTCCGCAATACCTACCACGTCTTTACCGCCACCAGCGGCGACCAGGCGTTCGAGTTCCTCAAACGCTTTCGCGTGCACCTGATCGTGAGCGACCAGCGCATGCCGGGCATGCCGGGGGTGGAGCTGCTGCGCCGGGCGAAGGAGCTTTCGCCCACCACCGTGCGCATTCTCCTCACCGGGTATTCCGATCTCGCCTCGATCGTGGGCTCGATCAACGAGGGCGAGGTCTACCGCTTCATCAACAAGCCGTGGAACAACCAGGACATCCAGGCGGTCCTGGCCGAGGCGGTTGCAATCGGCATCGAGCTCGCCGATACCACGGTGAGCGCGGGTTCGCCGCCGGAAAAGATGGACGAGGCGATCCTCGTGGTCGACCCGGGATCGAGCTACCGGCGGGCGATCAACGAGCTTTTCGGCGATGCCTACCACGTGGAGCATGTGGCCTCGCTTGCCGAGGCGTTCACGATCATGCAATCGCGCGCGGTGGCGGTGATCATCGCCGATATCGGCGCGGCCCAGCCGGACGATACGGCGGCCTTCAAGCTGCTCAAGCAGGAACACCCCGAGATCCTGTCGATCGTGCTCACCGATGCGTCCGACTCGGAGCTGGTCATCGATCTCATCAACCAGGCGCAGATCTTCCGCTTCCTCAACAAGCCCGTGAACTACAAGCTGCTCAAGGGCCACACGCAGGCGGCGCTCGGGCGCTACAACGCGTTCAAGCAGGCGCCGGAGCTGGTGAAACAGCACCAGGTGAGCGGCGCGGACAAGCTGCGCGCGTCCAATCTCGGCCGCGCGCTGCTCGATCGGATCAAGCGGCTTCGCAGTTTTCTGCTGCGTTCGAACGCTGAATAA
- a CDS encoding GIY-YIG nuclease family protein gives MQPAVYILASKRNGTLYIGVTSDLRKRVWEHKNDVVEGFTKKYVIHLLVHYELHEDMLGAIAREKQLKGWNRRWKLELIEHANPRWRDLWSDIV, from the coding sequence ATGCAGCCAGCGGTTTACATACTGGCAAGCAAGCGCAACGGAACGCTCTATATCGGCGTGACGAGCGATTTGCGCAAGCGCGTCTGGGAGCACAAGAACGATGTGGTCGAGGGCTTCACCAAGAAGTACGTAATCCATCTTCTCGTCCACTACGAACTCCATGAGGACATGCTGGGCGCCATAGCCCGCGAAAAGCAACTCAAGGGTTGGAACCGAAGGTGGAAGCTGGAGCTCATCGAGCACGCGAACCCGCGATGGCGGGACTTGTGGTCCGACATCGTTTGA
- the hemF gene encoding oxygen-dependent coproporphyrinogen oxidase, protein MDTRAVLDFLSGLQAGIVAELSRLDGREFRRDAWERPQGGGGTSCVLEDGALFERGGVNFSHVRGDGLPPSATAARPELAGRGFEAMGVSAVLHPRNPYVPTVHMNVRFFVATRADADPVWWFGGGMDLTPYYGFEDDARHFHGACRAAIAPFGMQYYGRFKRWCDEYFFLRHRNEPRGVGGLFFDDFNAPDFETCFGLTRSVGEHFLPAYVPIVERRRDTTYGERERAFQAYRRGRYVEFNLVYDRGTLFGLQSGGRTESILMSLPPVVHWRYDWKPEPGSPEEALYTEFLPPRDWV, encoded by the coding sequence TTGGATACCCGCGCGGTCCTCGATTTCTTGAGCGGGCTGCAGGCGGGCATCGTCGCGGAGCTTTCGCGCCTCGACGGCCGCGAGTTCCGCCGCGATGCCTGGGAGCGCCCGCAGGGCGGAGGCGGCACGAGCTGCGTACTGGAAGACGGCGCCCTGTTCGAGCGCGGCGGCGTCAACTTCTCCCACGTTCGAGGCGACGGCTTGCCGCCTTCCGCTACCGCGGCTCGGCCCGAGCTCGCCGGCCGTGGCTTCGAAGCGATGGGCGTCTCGGCTGTGCTGCATCCGCGCAATCCCTATGTGCCCACGGTGCACATGAACGTGCGCTTCTTCGTCGCGACGCGGGCCGATGCCGATCCGGTGTGGTGGTTCGGGGGCGGCATGGATCTCACCCCCTACTACGGGTTCGAGGATGACGCGCGGCATTTCCATGGCGCCTGCCGCGCTGCCATCGCGCCGTTCGGGATGCAGTACTACGGGCGCTTCAAGCGCTGGTGCGACGAGTATTTCTTTCTGCGCCATCGCAACGAGCCGCGCGGCGTGGGCGGGCTTTTCTTCGACGACTTCAACGCGCCCGACTTCGAAACCTGCTTTGGGCTCACGCGCTCGGTAGGCGAGCATTTCCTGCCGGCTTACGTTCCGATCGTCGAGCGGCGGCGCGACACCACCTACGGCGAGCGCGAGCGTGCCTTCCAGGCCTACCGGCGCGGTCGCTACGTCGAGTTCAACCTCGTCTACGACCGCGGCACGCTGTTCGGGCTGCAGTCGGGCGGGCGCACCGAATCGATCCTCATGTCGCTGCCGCCCGTGGTGCATTGGCGCTACGACTGGAAGCCGGAACCGGGATCGCCCGAGGAAGCGCTGTATACGGAATTCCTTCCGCCGCGGGATTGGGTTTAA
- a CDS encoding Fis family transcriptional regulator has protein sequence MKTDTELVRSVRRAIDGYFRDLDGEQPCGVYEMVISCVERPLIEAVLTRVDGNQTHAAQMLGINRNTLRKKMKSHGIKG, from the coding sequence ATGAAGACTGATACGGAGCTGGTGCGCTCGGTGCGCCGGGCAATCGACGGCTATTTTCGCGATCTGGATGGCGAACAGCCCTGCGGGGTGTACGAGATGGTGATCAGCTGCGTCGAGCGACCCTTGATCGAGGCGGTGCTCACGCGCGTGGACGGCAACCAGACGCATGCGGCGCAAATGCTCGGCATCAACCGCAACACGCTGCGAAAAAAGATGAAGTCGCACGGCATCAAGGGTTAG
- the purD gene encoding phosphoribosylamine--glycine ligase, protein MKVLVVGSGGREHALAWKLAQSPRITRTFVAPGNAGTAAEPGCSNVEITDIPELLDFARNEKIAFTVVGPEAPLAAGIVDAFRAADQRIFGPSQAAAQLESSKTFAKTFMQRHGIPAAAYASFDDAAAAHRHIDELGTALVVKADGLAAGKGVVVATTPGEAHAAVDAMMVSGAMGEAGRRIIIEEFIRGEEASFIAMVDGKNVMALATSQDHKRLRDGDAGPNTGGMGAYSPAPVVTPRMHARIMREVIDPVVNGMIAEGTPYTGFLYAGLMIDGDRLNVLEFNCRLGDPETQPILLRLKSDLVVLFEAAFAGTLDKVEPQWDRRVALGVVLAAQGYPESPRKGDIIEGLPPDEAPDLHVFHAGTAREGERVVTQGGRVLCVTALGDNVRLAQRRAYEAAEQIRFEGVQMRRDIGYRAAGANRRGS, encoded by the coding sequence ATGAAGGTTCTGGTGGTCGGTTCCGGCGGAAGAGAGCACGCGCTGGCATGGAAGCTCGCGCAATCGCCCCGCATCACCCGCACCTTCGTCGCGCCGGGCAATGCCGGCACGGCGGCCGAGCCCGGCTGCAGCAACGTCGAGATCACCGACATCCCGGAGCTGCTCGACTTCGCACGTAATGAGAAGATCGCCTTTACCGTGGTCGGACCGGAGGCGCCGCTTGCGGCCGGCATCGTCGATGCGTTTCGTGCGGCCGATCAGCGCATTTTCGGCCCCTCGCAGGCAGCCGCCCAACTCGAAAGCTCCAAGACGTTCGCCAAGACCTTCATGCAGCGCCACGGCATTCCAGCTGCTGCCTATGCGAGCTTCGACGATGCGGCCGCGGCGCATCGGCACATCGACGAGCTCGGCACGGCGCTGGTGGTGAAGGCCGATGGGCTCGCCGCCGGCAAGGGGGTGGTGGTCGCCACCACCCCGGGCGAAGCGCATGCAGCGGTGGATGCGATGATGGTGAGCGGGGCGATGGGCGAGGCCGGGCGCCGGATCATCATCGAGGAGTTCATCCGCGGCGAGGAGGCAAGCTTCATCGCCATGGTCGACGGCAAGAACGTCATGGCGCTCGCGACCAGCCAGGATCACAAGCGCCTGCGCGACGGCGACGCGGGGCCCAATACCGGCGGTATGGGCGCATATTCTCCGGCGCCGGTCGTAACACCGCGCATGCATGCCCGCATCATGCGCGAGGTGATCGACCCGGTGGTCAACGGCATGATCGCCGAGGGCACGCCTTATACCGGCTTTCTCTATGCCGGGCTGATGATCGACGGTGACCGGCTGAACGTGCTCGAATTCAACTGCCGCCTGGGCGATCCGGAAACCCAGCCCATCCTGTTGCGCCTGAAATCGGACCTGGTCGTCCTGTTTGAGGCGGCTTTTGCCGGCACGCTCGACAAGGTCGAGCCGCAATGGGACCGGCGGGTCGCGCTCGGCGTCGTGCTGGCCGCGCAGGGCTATCCCGAATCGCCGCGCAAAGGCGATATCATCGAGGGGTTGCCGCCGGACGAGGCGCCGGACCTGCACGTGTTCCACGCCGGCACCGCCCGGGAGGGCGAACGCGTGGTCACCCAGGGCGGGCGGGTGCTGTGCGTCACCGCACTCGGCGACAACGTGCGGCTCGCGCAGCGCCGCGCCTACGAAGCGGCCGAACAGATCCGCTTCGAGGGCGTGCAGATGCGGCGCGATATTGGTTACAGGGCAGCAGGCGCAAACCGGCGCGGCAGCTAG
- the purH gene encoding bifunctional phosphoribosylaminoimidazolecarboxamide formyltransferase/IMP cyclohydrolase gives MTTVKRALLSVSDKTGLIELARALTRYGAELISTGGTAKSLREAGLAVTEVADYTGFPEMLDGRVKTLHPKVHGGILARRDSAAHMQAMSQHGIAPIDLVVVNLYPFARTVAKADVALDQAIEKIDIGGPALVRSAAKNYRDVAVITDPADYGLVMQELDATHGALGVELRFALAKKAFAHTAAYDGAIANWLGALDENDRPGLFPQQLNLNFERVQPLRYGENPHQNAAFYRDLAGAPGLIAGATQIQGKELSYNNIADADAAWECVKSFEQPACVIVKHANPCGVAVADSVAGAYRNAFATDPTSAFGGIIAINRALDAATAEALSSQFVEVLIAPQILPQAATLLAHKPNIRVLEIAGAGANNAWDFKRIGGGLLVQSPDDGAIQASDLRCVTRRAPDPAELDDLLFAWRVAKFVKSNAIVYCGAGRTLGVGAGQMSRVDSARIAAMKAANAGLSLAGSVVASDAFFPFRDGIDVLAAAGARAVVQPGGSLRDQEVIAAADEHGIAMVFTGVRHFRH, from the coding sequence ATGACCACCGTCAAGCGCGCGCTCCTGAGCGTTTCGGACAAGACCGGGCTCATCGAGCTGGCGCGCGCGCTCACCCGTTACGGCGCCGAGCTGATCTCCACCGGCGGCACGGCGAAAAGCCTGCGCGAGGCGGGACTTGCCGTGACCGAGGTGGCCGACTACACCGGATTCCCGGAGATGCTCGACGGCCGGGTGAAGACGCTCCACCCCAAGGTGCATGGCGGCATCCTGGCCCGCCGCGACTCAGCGGCGCACATGCAGGCGATGAGCCAGCACGGTATTGCGCCGATCGACCTCGTGGTCGTGAACCTCTATCCATTCGCGCGCACCGTGGCCAAGGCCGATGTGGCGCTCGACCAGGCCATCGAAAAAATCGACATCGGCGGCCCGGCCCTGGTTCGCAGCGCTGCCAAGAACTACCGCGATGTCGCTGTGATCACCGACCCTGCCGATTACGGCTTGGTCATGCAGGAGCTGGATGCCACCCACGGTGCGCTCGGCGTGGAGCTGCGCTTCGCGCTCGCCAAGAAGGCCTTCGCGCACACCGCCGCCTACGACGGCGCGATCGCAAACTGGCTGGGCGCCTTGGACGAGAACGACCGGCCCGGCCTTTTCCCGCAGCAGCTCAACTTGAATTTCGAGCGCGTGCAGCCGTTGCGCTACGGCGAGAATCCGCACCAGAACGCGGCGTTCTATCGCGACCTGGCGGGGGCGCCGGGGCTGATCGCGGGCGCTACCCAGATCCAGGGCAAGGAGCTTTCTTACAACAACATCGCCGATGCCGACGCCGCGTGGGAGTGCGTCAAGAGCTTCGAGCAGCCCGCCTGCGTGATCGTCAAGCACGCCAATCCCTGCGGCGTGGCCGTTGCCGATTCGGTGGCGGGCGCGTATCGCAACGCGTTCGCGACCGATCCGACGTCGGCATTCGGCGGCATCATCGCGATCAATCGGGCGCTGGACGCGGCCACGGCCGAAGCGCTCTCGTCGCAGTTCGTCGAAGTGCTGATTGCGCCGCAGATCCTGCCGCAAGCCGCGACTCTGCTCGCGCACAAGCCCAACATCCGGGTGCTGGAGATCGCGGGCGCAGGCGCGAACAATGCCTGGGACTTCAAACGCATCGGCGGCGGCCTGCTGGTGCAGAGCCCGGACGATGGCGCCATCCAGGCCTCCGACTTGCGCTGCGTGACCCGCCGTGCACCCGATCCGGCCGAGCTCGACGACCTGCTGTTCGCCTGGCGCGTGGCGAAGTTCGTGAAGTCGAACGCGATCGTCTATTGCGGCGCCGGGCGCACGCTCGGCGTGGGCGCGGGGCAGATGAGCCGGGTCGATTCGGCACGCATCGCCGCGATGAAGGCCGCAAATGCGGGCCTGTCGCTTGCCGGTTCGGTGGTGGCCTCGGACGCATTCTTTCCGTTCCGCGACGGGATCGATGTCCTGGCCGCGGCGGGCGCGCGTGCTGTTGTGCAGCCGGGCGGTAGCCTGCGCGACCAGGAAGTGATCGCCGCCGCCGACGAGCACGGGATCGCGATGGTGTTCACTGGCGTGCGGCATTTCCGTCATTGA